Proteins encoded together in one Roseibacterium elongatum DSM 19469 window:
- the pbpC gene encoding penicillin-binding protein 1C gives MMRRVLLGMLVLVVLAAGLGAWRLDRWIATTDIPPLVVETGVEVLDRDGRLLRAYTVEDGRWRLPVSYDAVDPGFVEMLIAYEDRRFWRHPGIDLRAFGRAAWQGITSGRIVSGGSTLTMQVARLLENSGTGAWQGKLRQIRLALALERILSKREILTLYLHLAPYGGNIEGIRAASLTWFGTEPARLTAAQSALLVALPQAPSSRRPDRYPEAAQRARDRVLDRAVRFTALTESQIAWARAEPIPTERRAFPALAAHLADRALAERPTQGTHHLTLDADLQRRMEDLAARAVEGHGPRMSAAIMVMDHLSGALLASVGSPDYTDVTRAGFVDMTSAVRSPGSALKPLIYGLAFDAGLLHPESLIGDRPTRFGNYAPRNFDNLFRGEVTAAEALQMSLNIPAVSLLRELGPAQMLSAMRRAGMEIDLPVGEEPGLAIALGGIGTRMEDLMRLYAAVARGGVAAPWHWRQGDAAPEGQRVIGPTAAWYLSDILGDVPPPASAPRSGLAYKTGTSYGHRDAWAFGFDGRHVVGIWMGRADGASVPGAFGADLSAPVLFEAFARIGPTMTRRPAPPAGALIVSRSQLPAPLQRFSPRQGPLPASDGPDITFPPEGAVLARQPDLPIVARVAEGRPPFTWLWNGAPLATGRHDREVTLEDPGIGFGELTVIDAEGRAQRRALEIAAP, from the coding sequence ATGATGCGGCGCGTCCTCCTTGGAATGCTCGTGCTGGTGGTGCTGGCGGCCGGTCTGGGCGCGTGGCGACTGGACCGCTGGATTGCCACCACCGACATCCCGCCCCTGGTCGTGGAAACAGGGGTCGAGGTGCTGGACCGGGATGGGCGCCTGTTGCGCGCTTACACGGTCGAGGATGGCCGCTGGCGTCTGCCGGTCAGCTATGACGCCGTCGACCCCGGATTTGTCGAGATGTTGATCGCTTACGAGGACCGGCGGTTCTGGCGGCACCCTGGCATCGATCTGCGCGCCTTCGGCCGCGCGGCGTGGCAGGGGATCACATCGGGCCGAATCGTTTCGGGGGGCTCGACCCTGACGATGCAGGTGGCGCGTCTGCTGGAAAACTCCGGCACCGGGGCATGGCAGGGGAAACTGCGCCAGATCAGGTTGGCGCTGGCGTTGGAACGCATTCTGAGCAAGCGCGAGATCCTGACGCTTTACCTGCATCTCGCCCCCTATGGCGGCAATATCGAGGGGATTCGGGCCGCCAGCCTGACCTGGTTCGGCACCGAGCCTGCCCGCCTGACCGCGGCGCAATCGGCGCTGCTGGTGGCATTGCCCCAAGCGCCCAGTTCGCGTCGCCCCGACAGATACCCCGAGGCGGCTCAACGCGCCCGCGACAGGGTGCTGGACCGCGCCGTGCGCTTCACCGCCCTGACCGAAAGCCAGATCGCCTGGGCGCGGGCCGAGCCCATCCCGACCGAGCGACGGGCCTTTCCGGCCCTGGCCGCCCACCTTGCCGATCGCGCCCTGGCCGAGCGCCCGACACAAGGCACGCATCACCTGACCCTGGATGCGGATCTTCAACGCCGGATGGAAGACCTTGCCGCGCGCGCCGTCGAGGGCCATGGGCCGCGCATGAGCGCCGCGATCATGGTGATGGATCACCTAAGCGGGGCCTTGCTGGCCTCGGTCGGTTCGCCCGACTACACAGATGTGACGCGCGCAGGCTTCGTCGACATGACCAGTGCCGTGCGCTCGCCCGGATCGGCCCTGAAACCGCTGATCTACGGCCTTGCCTTTGATGCCGGGCTTTTGCACCCCGAAAGTCTGATCGGTGACCGCCCGACCCGGTTTGGCAATTACGCCCCCCGGAATTTCGACAATCTGTTTCGCGGCGAAGTGACCGCCGCCGAGGCGCTGCAAATGTCGCTCAACATCCCGGCCGTCAGCCTGTTGCGGGAACTGGGACCGGCGCAGATGCTGTCGGCCATGCGTCGGGCCGGTATGGAGATCGACCTGCCCGTGGGCGAAGAACCCGGCCTTGCCATTGCGCTTGGCGGCATCGGAACCCGGATGGAGGATCTGATGCGGCTCTATGCGGCCGTGGCGCGTGGGGGTGTTGCTGCGCCGTGGCACTGGCGACAGGGCGACGCCGCGCCCGAGGGGCAGCGCGTCATCGGGCCGACGGCAGCCTGGTATCTCAGCGATATCCTGGGTGATGTCCCGCCGCCGGCCAGCGCACCGCGCAGCGGCCTGGCGTACAAGACCGGCACCAGCTATGGGCACCGCGATGCCTGGGCCTTTGGATTTGACGGGCGGCATGTCGTCGGCATCTGGATGGGGCGGGCCGATGGCGCCTCGGTCCCGGGGGCCTTTGGTGCCGACCTGTCCGCACCCGTTCTGTTCGAGGCCTTTGCGCGTATCGGACCGACCATGACACGGCGCCCCGCCCCGCCGGCGGGGGCGCTGATCGTCAGCCGGTCACAGCTCCCGGCCCCATTACAGCGGTTTTCGCCGCGGCAGGGCCCTTTGCCCGCGTCCGATGGGCCAGACATCACCTTTCCACCCGAGGGCGCGGTTCTGGCCCGACAGCCGGATCTGCCGATTGTCGCGCGGGTGGCCGAGGGCCGCCCACCCTTTACATGGCTGTGGAACGGCGCACCGCTGGCCACGGGGCGACATGACCGGGAGGTCACGCTGGAGGACCCCGGCATCGGGTTCGGCGAACTGACGGTCATCGACGCCGAAGGGCGCGCGCAGCGGCGCGCCCTCGAGATCGCGGCCCCGTAG
- a CDS encoding acetyl-CoA C-acyltransferase family protein translates to MDDIVILSGARTAIGTFGGSLAGVAPIDLGATAAKAALERAGVEGGQIGHVAYGHVINTEPRDMYLSRVAAMQAGIPDTTPAMNVNRLCGSGAQAIVSVIQSLAMGDAAFGLAGGAESMSRAPYIIPAARWGQKMGDVGTRDMMLGALNCPFGTGHMGVTAENVAKEHDISREAQDAFALESQTRAARAIEEGRFKAQIVPVEVKVKRDLVPFDTDEHPKATTAEALAGLRTVFQKDGTVTAGNASGINDGAAALVLARAEAAEKAGLTPRARVLGYAHAGVRPEVMGIGPVPAVENLLAKTGLSVADFDVIESNEAFAAQALAVNKGLGLDPARVNPNGGAIALGHPVGATGAIIAVKALYELERIGGSKALITMCIGGGQGIALAIERVG, encoded by the coding sequence ATGGACGATATCGTGATCCTGTCGGGCGCGCGCACCGCGATCGGCACCTTTGGCGGATCGCTCGCCGGTGTGGCGCCGATAGACCTGGGCGCGACGGCGGCCAAGGCGGCGCTGGAGCGGGCCGGGGTCGAAGGCGGTCAGATCGGCCATGTCGCCTATGGGCATGTGATCAATACCGAACCGCGCGACATGTATCTCAGCCGCGTCGCCGCGATGCAGGCCGGTATCCCCGACACGACGCCCGCGATGAACGTCAACCGACTGTGCGGGTCGGGCGCGCAGGCCATCGTGTCGGTGATCCAGTCGCTGGCGATGGGCGATGCCGCGTTCGGCCTTGCCGGGGGGGCCGAAAGCATGAGCCGGGCGCCCTACATCATTCCGGCGGCCCGCTGGGGGCAGAAGATGGGCGATGTCGGCACCCGCGACATGATGCTCGGCGCGCTTAACTGTCCCTTTGGAACCGGCCATATGGGTGTGACGGCGGAAAACGTCGCCAAAGAGCATGACATCAGCCGCGAGGCACAGGATGCCTTTGCCTTGGAAAGCCAGACGCGCGCCGCCAGGGCCATCGAGGAGGGCCGTTTCAAGGCGCAGATCGTCCCCGTCGAGGTGAAGGTGAAGCGCGATCTCGTGCCTTTTGATACCGACGAACACCCCAAGGCCACCACGGCCGAGGCCTTGGCCGGCCTGCGCACCGTGTTCCAAAAGGACGGCACGGTAACCGCCGGCAATGCCTCGGGCATCAATGACGGTGCCGCGGCGCTGGTGCTGGCCCGTGCCGAGGCCGCCGAAAAGGCCGGCCTGACGCCACGTGCCCGTGTTCTGGGCTATGCCCATGCCGGGGTGCGGCCCGAGGTGATGGGGATCGGCCCGGTCCCCGCGGTCGAGAACCTGCTGGCGAAAACCGGCCTGTCGGTCGCCGATTTCGACGTGATCGAGTCGAACGAGGCCTTTGCCGCGCAGGCCTTGGCGGTGAACAAGGGCCTCGGGCTGGACCCGGCCCGCGTGAACCCCAATGGCGGGGCCATCGCGCTGGGCCATCCGGTCGGGGCGACCGGCGCGATCATCGCCGTCAAGGCGCTCTACGAGTTGGAGCGGATCGGCGGGAGCAAGGCGCTGATCACCATGTGTATCGGCGGCGGCCAGGGCATTGCGCTGGCCATCGAGCGGGTGGGCTGA
- a CDS encoding alpha-2-macroglobulin family protein → MRGLAAIFLGLGLFLPLPSAAQEAVPDRILSIARDVDYPGNDLRPLFDTTIETCAAACRADPACVAFTYNTRNDSCFPKSATGEAVAYSGALSGVFRPTATEVAARLESRLDQLSFLRSADLSAARQQALGMALAHYGNLSSADEWRAVSAREEANGNLVGAMRLIGAGVTRGDLAADWSDYARLLLEIETTDRGAERRYRQAALQAAVNASLRAAPGEDLALAATVLARALEAQGRGRDAIPALRLAMAEAPSDSRAAALDRVLGLYGFRVIETTVEAEAEFPRICAVFSEPLAPGGVVYDDFLQTTVEGLAVEAEDRQFCITGVTHGVRYAFTLRAGLPAASGEVLRAPVALRQYVRDRQPSVRFAGRAYILPASAGGTIPLVAVNADLVDLRLYHVSDRNILRTLQEQYFGRPLADWELTRFAEEVGEEVWHGEADVAMEQNRSVTTRIPIGDVLEGRAPGLYALEASVGGAGDRADRATQWFLVSDLGVTTLSGEDGVHVIVRSLETAGPRAGVTVSLISESNRVLGEAVTDADGYAQFAAGLSRGQAAATPAMVSLRDGDTDFAFLSLREAEFDLSDRGVEGREPAGAIDMFLTTERGAYRAGETIHATALARDMAAGAITDLPLTAILTRADGVEYRRQVLEEVGAGGYVFDFVLGADVPRGTWRLSIHADPEDAPLVSTSLLVEDFLPERIDLALDMDDASFAPGDRPMLRVQADYLFGAPAGDLDVTGRAALRPMRRTEVFPGYLFGRHDDQPNAEFVTLTPATTAADGSAEMRLPIPSLTGAPQPARLNVTAEITEASGRPVERELSRDVLPENAMIGIRPLFDTTLPEGAEAAFDLIATGAGTLPARWVLNRVEQRYQWYRQNGNWTWEPITTRTRIANGEIDLDRTAQRLTLPLDWGRYELRVESDVDGYAISSVAFEAGWYGATGATDTPDVLEVSLDAERYRPGETATLRIVPRQGGIALVQVMSNRLIDMRIVELGDDVAEVALPVTEDWGAGAYVTASLIRPLGSVSGPVPARALGLVHTAIDPGDRALDVTLQAPEIARPRDRLDVTLQVAGAQPGDTVYATIAAVDLGILNLTGFDSPDPSAHYFGQRRLGMAIRDVYGRLIDSRDGAEGRIRQGGDAGASLRMQAPPPTQDLVAAFSGALTVGADGQVRTSFDMPAFNGTVRVMAIAWSDTAVGQAARDVILRDPVVVSASLPRFLAPGDTTRLLLDLTHTEGPAGEVAVAIDAGDGLTLGAYPDTVTLAENGARQLSVPLSAGDRPGLREITIRLTTPDGTVLTQSLALPVQVNDPEVAETTRLSLAPGQSFAIDEAIFAGFRASTGMATVSVGPPLARFDVPGLLTLLDRYPYGCTEQVASQALPLLYLSSVASALNLETSGDLATRIDDAIARVLTNQSANGGFGLWRAGSGDLWLDAYVTDFLSRARGAGHHVPATAFQSALDNLANRAAAYPDFEDAGQGLAYALMVLAREGQVSMGDLRYYADVKADDFATPLALGQLGAALAMYGDQPRADAMFRAGYALLHSLQGEGEGQVWRVDYGSDRRDAAGLLALAAAAGSQAIPVADLSEALRPTDAPVSTQEAVWTLLAAHALIDAPGATGLELDGTAITGPFVELIRAGQSGQRLIENTGDTDHALTITRFGVREGATEAFGNGFRITRSYLRLDGQPTDPAQVEHGTRLVAVLTVTPTAGLREGRLIVTDPLPAGFEIDNPNLLRSGDIGALQGQAFHTATAMTEFRQDRFVAAVDRRAEADAFHLAYIVRAVTPGAFHHPAASVEDMYRPQYRAQTGSGRVVISGE, encoded by the coding sequence ATGCGAGGCTTGGCCGCCATTTTTCTCGGCCTGGGGTTGTTTCTGCCTCTGCCGAGCGCCGCGCAAGAGGCTGTGCCCGACAGGATCCTGTCCATCGCGCGGGATGTCGATTACCCGGGAAACGATCTGCGGCCGCTGTTCGACACCACGATTGAAACCTGCGCCGCAGCCTGTCGGGCCGACCCCGCCTGTGTCGCCTTTACCTACAACACCCGGAATGACAGCTGCTTTCCGAAATCCGCCACTGGCGAGGCGGTGGCCTATAGCGGTGCCTTGTCCGGTGTCTTTCGTCCCACCGCGACCGAGGTGGCCGCGCGCCTCGAGTCGCGGTTGGATCAGCTGTCTTTCCTGCGATCGGCCGATCTGAGCGCGGCACGGCAGCAGGCCCTTGGCATGGCGCTGGCCCATTACGGCAATCTGTCCAGCGCGGACGAATGGCGCGCCGTCTCTGCCCGCGAAGAGGCGAATGGCAACCTTGTGGGGGCCATGCGGTTGATCGGGGCAGGCGTGACGCGGGGCGATCTGGCCGCCGATTGGAGCGATTACGCCCGGCTGCTGCTGGAGATCGAGACGACGGATCGCGGCGCCGAGCGACGCTATCGGCAGGCAGCGTTGCAGGCGGCCGTCAACGCCAGCCTGCGCGCCGCACCCGGCGAGGATCTGGCGCTGGCCGCGACGGTTCTGGCCCGCGCGCTGGAGGCGCAGGGCCGCGGCCGCGACGCCATCCCCGCCCTGCGCCTCGCGATGGCCGAAGCGCCCTCGGACAGTCGCGCCGCGGCGCTGGACCGGGTTCTGGGCCTTTATGGATTTCGCGTCATCGAGACGACGGTCGAGGCCGAAGCCGAGTTTCCGCGCATCTGCGCCGTCTTCTCTGAACCGTTGGCCCCCGGTGGGGTTGTTTACGACGATTTTCTGCAAACGACGGTCGAGGGGTTGGCAGTCGAGGCCGAGGATCGGCAGTTCTGCATCACCGGCGTGACACATGGCGTGCGCTATGCGTTCACGCTACGGGCCGGGCTGCCGGCCGCATCGGGCGAGGTGCTGCGCGCGCCGGTGGCGTTGCGCCAATACGTGCGCGACCGCCAACCCAGCGTCCGCTTTGCCGGGCGCGCCTATATCCTGCCGGCCAGTGCCGGCGGCACCATCCCGCTGGTGGCGGTGAACGCGGATCTCGTGGATCTGCGTCTTTACCATGTGTCCGACCGGAATATCCTGCGCACCCTGCAGGAGCAGTATTTTGGCCGCCCCCTTGCCGATTGGGAACTGACGCGGTTCGCCGAGGAGGTCGGCGAAGAGGTCTGGCACGGCGAGGCCGACGTCGCGATGGAGCAGAACCGCTCGGTCACGACGCGCATTCCGATCGGCGACGTGCTCGAGGGGCGCGCACCTGGGCTCTATGCCCTCGAGGCCTCGGTCGGTGGGGCGGGCGACCGCGCGGATCGGGCCACGCAATGGTTCCTGGTCAGCGATCTGGGCGTCACGACCCTGAGCGGTGAGGATGGTGTACACGTCATCGTCCGCTCTCTGGAAACGGCGGGGCCGCGCGCCGGCGTGACGGTCAGCCTGATCTCGGAGTCCAACCGGGTGCTGGGCGAGGCGGTGACCGATGCCGACGGCTACGCACAGTTCGCGGCGGGGCTGTCCCGCGGTCAGGCCGCGGCCACCCCCGCCATGGTCAGCCTGCGCGACGGCGACACGGATTTCGCCTTTCTCAGCCTGCGCGAGGCCGAGTTCGACCTGAGCGACAGGGGTGTCGAGGGCCGCGAACCGGCCGGCGCCATAGACATGTTCCTGACGACCGAGCGCGGCGCATATCGGGCCGGTGAAACCATCCATGCCACGGCCCTGGCCCGCGATATGGCGGCCGGCGCGATCACCGATCTGCCCCTGACGGCGATCCTGACCCGTGCCGATGGCGTGGAATACCGGCGACAGGTCCTGGAGGAGGTCGGCGCCGGGGGATATGTTTTCGATTTCGTGCTTGGCGCGGACGTGCCGCGCGGCACATGGCGTCTGTCGATCCATGCCGACCCCGAGGATGCGCCCCTTGTCAGCACGAGTCTGCTAGTCGAGGATTTCCTGCCGGAGCGCATCGACCTTGCGCTGGACATGGACGACGCGTCCTTCGCCCCCGGCGACCGACCCATGCTGCGGGTGCAGGCCGATTACCTGTTCGGCGCGCCTGCCGGCGACCTCGACGTGACCGGGCGGGCCGCCCTGCGTCCCATGCGCCGGACCGAGGTCTTTCCGGGCTACCTGTTCGGGCGGCACGACGATCAACCCAATGCCGAGTTCGTGACCCTCACCCCCGCCACCACCGCAGCGGACGGGTCGGCCGAGATGCGCCTGCCGATCCCGTCGCTGACGGGGGCGCCGCAACCCGCCCGCCTGAACGTCACCGCAGAGATCACCGAAGCTTCGGGGCGGCCGGTCGAGCGCGAGCTAAGCCGCGATGTCCTACCGGAAAACGCCATGATCGGCATCCGCCCGCTGTTCGACACGACCTTGCCCGAGGGGGCCGAGGCCGCGTTCGACCTGATCGCCACCGGGGCCGGGACCCTGCCCGCCCGTTGGGTCCTGAACCGGGTCGAACAGCGCTACCAGTGGTATCGCCAGAACGGCAACTGGACGTGGGAGCCGATCACGACCCGCACCCGTATCGCCAATGGCGAGATCGACCTCGACCGGACAGCGCAGCGCCTGACCCTGCCGCTGGACTGGGGCCGCTACGAGTTGCGCGTCGAAAGCGACGTGGACGGGTACGCGATCAGTTCGGTGGCTTTCGAGGCCGGTTGGTATGGCGCAACAGGCGCGACGGATACGCCCGATGTGCTCGAGGTCTCGCTCGATGCCGAGCGCTACCGCCCCGGCGAGACGGCCACCTTGCGGATCGTCCCGCGACAGGGCGGCATTGCCCTGGTGCAGGTGATGTCGAATCGGCTGATCGACATGCGGATCGTCGAACTGGGCGACGACGTGGCCGAGGTGGCCCTGCCCGTGACCGAGGATTGGGGGGCCGGGGCCTATGTCACCGCATCGCTGATCCGGCCGCTGGGGTCGGTGTCCGGCCCGGTTCCGGCGCGCGCCCTGGGCCTTGTCCATACCGCGATCGATCCGGGCGACCGGGCACTGGATGTCACGCTGCAAGCCCCCGAAATCGCGCGACCGCGCGACCGGCTGGACGTGACCCTGCAGGTGGCCGGTGCGCAGCCGGGTGACACCGTCTATGCCACGATCGCGGCCGTGGATCTGGGCATCCTGAACCTGACGGGGTTCGACAGCCCCGATCCAAGCGCCCATTACTTTGGGCAACGCCGGTTGGGGATGGCCATCCGCGATGTCTACGGTCGCCTGATCGACAGCCGCGACGGCGCCGAGGGGCGGATCCGCCAAGGGGGCGATGCCGGGGCATCCCTGCGCATGCAAGCCCCGCCGCCGACCCAGGACCTCGTGGCCGCGTTCTCGGGTGCTTTGACCGTCGGGGCGGATGGGCAGGTTCGCACGAGTTTCGACATGCCCGCCTTCAACGGTACCGTCCGCGTCATGGCCATCGCATGGTCCGACACGGCGGTGGGGCAAGCCGCGCGCGACGTCATCCTGCGCGACCCCGTGGTCGTGTCGGCCAGCCTGCCCAGGTTTCTGGCGCCCGGCGATACGACCCGGCTGCTGCTGGACCTGACGCATACCGAGGGTCCCGCCGGCGAGGTCGCGGTTGCCATTGATGCCGGTGACGGACTGACGCTTGGTGCTTATCCCGACACGGTGACACTGGCGGAAAACGGGGCGCGGCAGCTTTCCGTTCCGCTGAGCGCGGGCGACCGGCCCGGCCTGCGCGAGATCACGATCCGTCTGACCACACCGGATGGAACCGTCTTGACGCAGTCCCTCGCCCTGCCCGTTCAGGTCAACGACCCCGAGGTGGCCGAAACCACCCGGCTCAGCCTTGCGCCGGGGCAATCCTTTGCCATTGACGAGGCCATTTTCGCCGGGTTCCGCGCCTCCACCGGCATGGCGACGGTGTCGGTCGGACCACCATTGGCGCGGTTCGACGTGCCGGGCCTGCTGACGCTGCTTGACCGCTACCCCTATGGCTGCACGGAACAGGTGGCCAGCCAGGCCTTGCCGCTATTGTACCTGTCCTCGGTCGCCAGCGCCCTGAACCTGGAAACTTCCGGGGATCTGGCCACGCGGATCGACGATGCGATCGCACGGGTGCTGACGAACCAATCAGCCAATGGCGGGTTCGGCCTGTGGCGCGCGGGGTCGGGCGACTTGTGGCTCGACGCTTATGTGACGGATTTCCTCAGCCGTGCGCGCGGGGCGGGCCATCACGTGCCCGCGACGGCCTTTCAATCCGCGCTCGACAACCTGGCCAACCGCGCGGCGGCGTATCCCGATTTCGAGGATGCGGGCCAGGGGCTGGCCTATGCCCTGATGGTTCTGGCGCGCGAGGGGCAGGTCAGCATGGGCGATCTGCGCTATTACGCCGATGTGAAAGCCGACGATTTCGCCACGCCGCTTGCCCTTGGGCAGCTTGGCGCGGCCTTGGCCATGTATGGCGATCAGCCACGCGCCGATGCGATGTTCCGGGCGGGCTATGCCCTGCTGCACTCCCTGCAGGGCGAAGGCGAAGGCCAGGTCTGGCGCGTCGATTATGGCAGCGACCGGCGCGATGCGGCGGGTTTGCTGGCCCTCGCCGCCGCCGCCGGGTCGCAGGCGATCCCGGTGGCCGACCTGTCCGAAGCCCTGCGCCCCACCGATGCGCCCGTCTCGACGCAAGAGGCCGTCTGGACCCTGCTGGCCGCCCATGCGCTGATCGACGCGCCCGGCGCCACCGGGCTGGAGCTGGACGGCACGGCGATCACCGGGCCCTTTGTCGAACTGATCCGCGCCGGTCAGTCGGGCCAACGGCTGATCGAAAACACCGGGGACACGGATCATGCCCTGACCATCACGCGCTTTGGCGTGCGCGAGGGCGCGACCGAGGCCTTCGGCAACGGCTTTCGGATCACGCGCAGCTATCTGCGGCTTGATGGTCAACCGACCGATCCGGCGCAGGTCGAACATGGCACGCGCCTGGTTGCCGTCTTGACGGTCACCCCGACGGCCGGCCTGCGCGAAGGACGTCTGATCGTGACCGACCCCCTGCCCGCCGGGTTCGAGATCGACAATCCCAACCTCTTGCGGTCAGGCGACATCGGCGCCCTGCAAGGGCAGGCGTTTCACACCGCAACCGCCATGACCGAGTTCCGGCAGGATCGCTTTGTCGCCGCGGTGGACCGACGGGCCGAGGCCGACGCCTTTCACCTTGCCTATATCGTGCGCGCGGTGACACCCGGTGCATTCCATCACCCCGCCGCCAGCGTCGAAGACATGTACCGCCCGCAATACCGCGCGCAAACCGGCTCGGGCCGCGTGGTGATCTCGGGCGAATGA
- a CDS encoding MarR family winged helix-turn-helix transcriptional regulator gives MSDPFKLDDFLPYRLSVLAGRLSREYSQVYREKFGIGRAEWRVIAHLSQETAVSIREIHQRVDMDKSKVSRAAARLEEAGIITKRVNTNDRRLVELSLTQTGQEMMQALEPLAHAFEAEIRDRLGPDADGFLSGVERLLQHKD, from the coding sequence ATGTCCGATCCGTTCAAACTCGACGATTTCCTGCCCTATCGGCTTTCGGTTCTGGCCGGTCGCCTCAGCCGTGAATACTCGCAGGTTTACCGGGAAAAGTTCGGAATCGGCCGGGCCGAGTGGCGCGTGATCGCGCATCTGAGCCAGGAAACCGCCGTCTCGATCCGCGAGATCCACCAGCGCGTGGACATGGACAAGTCCAAGGTGTCCCGCGCCGCGGCCCGGCTGGAAGAGGCCGGGATCATTACCAAACGCGTGAACACGAATGACCGGCGTTTGGTGGAATTGTCCCTGACGCAAACCGGTCAGGAGATGATGCAAGCGCTCGAGCCCCTGGCCCATGCCTTCGAGGCCGAGATCCGCGACCGGCTTGGGCCGGACGCCGATGGCTTTCTGTCAGGGGTCGAGCGCCTCTTGCAGCACAAGGACTGA